The Ptychodera flava strain L36383 chromosome 3 unlocalized genomic scaffold, AS_Pfla_20210202 Scaffold_26__1_contigs__length_13983176_pilon, whole genome shotgun sequence genome segment CCTAAATGGCCCCTTTTCATAAGGTGCAGACtatattaatatgcaaattggttcTACGAATCAGACGTCACAGGATATGTATGGTTACTGTGCATTTTCATTTAATCACCGGAAGATTCCTGTGTAGCATAGCACAAAAAACATACTCAATAAATTGACAAATCTGCCACAAGTTGCCTCATCTAGGCTATTTTTGATTATGCGCTGGATACGAAGAGTATCAAACTTTTATGATGAGCTCTTATTTCCATACACCTATCAAATAATAGTACATAACAACTTGAAAACATGCACAGGAGACCGTGCACTTCGACCAACTGATGTTGAATTTATATATTCCGTCTTTTCCGAGAAGCACCGGTCGAATGGAGCTGAAGTCAACAAGGACAGATTGCCTATATAGTGATTATGTCAGTAGATTCATGAATTGACATTTATACTATGAAAAATGTAGTAGTTGCGGGCTGGTTTCTGTTTCCTTAGCTTGATATGAAAACGTCTGCCTCTAATTGTTTTTCTTGAAAGCTTCCCAGTCCTTCATTTTCCCAGTGTTACATCGACCTTCAGCCATTTTACCTATACACACATTTGCCTCGGCCGATTCTCAAACAAGCACCGCCGGCACGCCCACTAACCACACGGTTGTTTCACCTCGATATCGCCGACGGTGATCAGCATCTCTCTATGAATTGGTTGTATAACGTGGATGTCTAAAAGCTGATGGTGGAGTTCTTGAGAATTTCGGTAAGGTAACCCCTCTAATGAATCGTAGGATCTCCTACTACTGTTTCATCCCAGATCTCAATATAGTTCTAAAACGATGTACGTTCGACAGTGGAAGCAAAGTGTTCCCGCTGTCAATGGGTAATTTTTGACCTGCCACGAAGAGCAGTATAGTATACAGCGTACACgctacagatatcacatgcataTTTCCGTATTTCATAGCATATACTCCAAAGCCGGAACAATTGCTGGTGATGACCACTGAACGGTCATCTTTCAAACAAACCAGATGTTTTATAATGTATCCAAAATACGGAGCACGGCTGTTGGTACAAAGAATGTAAAATCCATGATGTTACACCATTTTCACTttgttgttaaggtagaatgcgcttctGAGACAGATGTTCGGACTGTCAATTATTTTACAAATACCATTCTCgcctatcacttgtgggggcctattttaaagctctcggagtaAGGAAGGGTTTCACCATCACAgtattgtgaaaatcgaaaattgtatttttccgaACATAGTAAATACaaggatgacggccattttgattttcaaatatcggtaaacattGAGTAATTTTTCTCTTACTaataccaaatttgcacggtgagtCATctaatttttattcctgatttagTGAGactatggttgaaagtttccgtAAGTAAAAATGAGGGAAGTGTTGAAGTCTCTCAGCTtggaggcgcgtactaccttaatgcaAACATGTGTAGGTGAGTCACGCACTGCGCGTTAAGTTGCCTCGTCTGGTACACTAACTAGGTGCAGGTCAGAATGTCATGATGCGGATTGGTGTTCACCTAGCGTGGCCTCACCATCATTTTCGTTCCTCTCAGATTTTTTGGTTGCTCGCTAGCCCTCATATAGTAGATGTTACTCTAAGCTGGTATTCATCCAATTATGACCTCGGAGGTAGCATGTGTAGATAACATTCTATGTTCTCATATGGTTTGCCCTTGTCATCTGCGTTGGGGCGAACACGGAGTAAAAATAGAATCCATCCCCATTGCAAACAGGTAATCCTGGTTTCTTAGTTGCGTCAGCTCGCCAATATGTCACGGCTGTATTATACAGTTAATATTAAAGACACATGAGAAAGATATGGCTGACACGAACACagtaacatgtacatgtatatgtcacACTTTATTACTTTGTATTGGAGAAAAGCATCATGGCCTTCGAGTGCGAAATACGTTCGAGTTCGAAATATGTGAAATTTCACTGTTATGTTAAGATTTGCTCCAAGTCCATGGGCATGTAAGTATAAACacatataataaattgaaggactaaaaaTCAGCAGACCGTCGCGGCGTAGTGGTAGATAGGCTGTTGCGTACATCCTGGGGTGAGTGAATTAGCCCACAGCTTGGCCAGCCATTAACAGCTACCGAGAAAAAAAACCAGGGGTCAGTCAATGTTATGTTAAAATCATGGCAAAATCGTACATGATTGACAGAACAGCCAGCGAGACACAAATGCACATAGCCGTCGACTGGCCTCGAAAAATGCCCCACAAATCGGGGAAGACCCGAAGGGGGTGGCACCAGTCGGTTTTACTACTGTTATCTAGTAAGtcaataatacatgtacaatatgggTTTCCCTGTGTTATTTATCCACCTATTTGCGAGTCATGCTCTCACGTAAATATACGAAAAACTGGCTGCTTTCTGATACACTAGCAACATAAGAGAAGAATGCCAAATCGAAAACAATTAAGCTGCCTTCAAAATGTAGGAGTCAATAAAAATACTATATTCGCTTGGCAACTCATGTCGTTTCCAGAAAGAGTGAATGTAATCGTTGGGAGGTACCCGTGTCTATCTCAATATAGAAATTTGCCAATTACATATTCCTAAAATGCAAACTGTGACTACAAATCATGATGCGACGTCGCTGTGATAAAGAGACAAATGTATAAACGCCCGTTTGATAATTATCCTAATTTACTGCAGAGGGACATTAATTATGCGATCAGAAGCTTGATGTTTTCTGAAAATGCAGAGCCATGATGATATTTTTAGCAGCAAAGTCCATTGCTACGTTGCAACGAACACtgtaactgtgttgtaaaaatgtcatgactAGCATGATCGAGAAGTGTCAATatggatgacattaaaaacgGAGAAGGAGCGGGTATGTCTACATTGTAACATAAAGGTAGCTTTGAGACCTTCCTCATTAAATCAACAAGGCAAAAATCACTCATGTGTTCAACTGTAATTCGTGGTAAATTCGGCCAATCAATATTTCAGTTTATTCATTAAAAATCGAAATTAGTAATTAGGCTAATGATCGATTGTAAGCGTTTTGTTGTTGTGTAGATGAGGCGTTTTTCGGTCTGTTTCGAAATGGCCAACAGTGAAGTTCCTCGTCTGCATATATTTTTTCCTGGCATGgcatgaaatgttgtgttcaatCAGTGAGCGACTTGTACGAGAATGTCTCCAAGTTAGTCTTCGTATTTCAGAAGACGTCACTACGTGCTAGATGGTCAATCAGTAATATGAAAAGGCATGTGTGGGTGACACAAACTGAATATCCTCACGTAACCTAGAAATGAATACAAGAACACAGGCTCACGCGTGGCTTCCTTCGGCCACGACTTTAAATAACCAGATTACTCAAATCACAAAGTAAAAGTAAAGGTGTTTGTCGGTTTGTAACAACATATGTATAGATAATGACATTCACATACACACATTAAAAATGATGCTATCTCTGCAACAGGTGAGAGTACCAGGGGCTGGAAATAGCATAAACTTTGAAACTGACAGCtggtatttttctttcaaatccaAGAGGGTCTGGCAGATTTTTTCCGTCTTTAATCAGTACAATATCAGGCTGAGCGTTGTTCCTTTTACACTCCTGTTGATTAAGCATATagaaaactggtaattttagcACATGTATGAAAAAATTGCTATTACTGACATGCAAATTAGAACAATTATTATGTTCAGACATAAATGGCAATCTACCATGACGCTGTCTTGTTTATTCGTTGTATTGTGACCCATCTCTTTCAACACAAACACTCACTTCAAGGTTATCCTTCCTGGCAACAGTGGTGGTCACACTGTTGCAATTTTATCGATAATTAATTGTCACAAGAGAGCGCCTATGAACGCATTTGAATCACTATTAGCAACAGGCCTACAAACGCAGACTAATAAAGGCTCAACGTGGTGTGTTTAATGATAATATCATTTATTAGTGGATATTAATTGTTCAGACACTGTGCCATTGCACATCccctaaagtaaacaaaaatgacatcactgaCGCATGCGCAGAGCTCACCTGGTTACGGTGAATGCCGAACAACCTTAATGCCCCGATTCAACGATTTTTCTATTGAAACAAATGGTGTTTTGACTGTCAAACTGTAGCACATACACCCTAACAAGAAatgggtcacaaattactgttATTCTGTTATTCAATATTATTCGGGTTTGCTCTACGCAGTTTATATTTTTtaagttcaaaatttatcaactTTGCAAAGTGAAGTACACCACTATGTAATATAATAATTGAAATATACGTACATAATTATGCAAATCTTTGGATgaatttatgaataatttgaatAGGGAGGGATGAATTTACAATGACACCACTGTGATATATCTTACCATCATAAAAATATGTTACATATTGTTCTTACTTCAGATATGACCCCGGTAACAATAGATATGTAAGTTATGTATTTCTCGATTACTAAATGCTTATTATAGTCTGcttcatattcaaattaggcCATCAGTCATCAGAGGCAATAAGGTACCTTGATCGGTGTTGATTTGCTTGTTACTTTTCCAATATGGACTTTTATCTAAAGCTATGCCAGGGTGGATTTTGGTAGACACAGCAAGCGTTCCTCCTCGCATGTTCTATAGGGAATTCTGCATTCTCCATGATAGGTTTTTATCCGAAAAGTCTTTTGAAATCGGTTACAAAGTGTGTATAGAATTTGCAGGGTCTTCACAGGGCCCAGAAGTCACAATCTCTACAAGTGCCCTGAGATGCTTAGGTCTATCTGAACATCAAACTATGCTGTAAATCTATGTTaacaaataatacaaacaatggGTACTTGAACCCCTGTGAATTCAACTACTGTGAAGTACACCCTGGATATGATTTATCACTTCACATCAATGACTGACAGTTGACACCATGAAACATTCCGGTATAATACATGACACCTCATTCGGTAAAATCTTGATCGATATACACATTACTTGTACGAATAATGCGACACCTACTGTTAGCAAAGTTGTTCATTTGTCTTTGGTCACCAGGCGACTCATTGTATACATGGcatcaaaatgatgaaaagatTAGCAAACGTTATATAGGGTACTACCACTCCTTAGCATCAACAAAGTTCTTCAGAAGGCGCGTGGTATGATTAACAATTAATGAACTATGCTCGCAGGGTTTACAATAATCTCCAATGATTATACACTGATCAAACTTTATGTTGAATGTGGTACAATAACAAGAGCAAAAATGGGCCATGCGCGTTGACTCTACTATACTTAATTGATAGTCACTTTTATGTGAAGCAACAGCCCGTCAAAGACGAATCAGCGAGGACAGATCACATACTCATGAAGGCTATGCCAGTACACCTGTCCCTTAAACCACGAGGTTGGGGACTGTGGTCCTAAGTTTCATGAATCATTCAGTTGCCTTAGCCGATTCTCCAACCAACATTCAGGTCACAACCTTCTGACCATAAAATCCTTTCCTGGGCGCACCTCATGCGTTGTTTGGTACAGCGTTATTTTATTGACAATATTGCTGTCTTCCAAACTTTGTATGTTCAAGACATTATCTAGTTAAACGTGACCGACTTTTGCAATGCTAAGTGAAGGCTTTTTGCATTCTCGACGGTTCATTTTTCTGGTTGTCTTTTTTAAAATATAGAACACAGTACCCatagtttttttctaaattccgCAGGGCATAAAGAGTGATAACCTCTGTACACGCATATTTGTCTCCAATATGCATTCCAGTGTAACCTACAATGACCACTGTCGTTAGGCTCAATACACAATTGATGAATTCTACGAATCATGGGTCACCGGATGTATGGTTGTGTATTTTGGTTTTGTTGCCAAGAAGTCCTCTCGATGCATATCATGGTCATATTGAATTAGTTCACAGTACCAAACGTTTCTTCAGGACATTTAACTAACAAGCAGCGACAAAAATTCTTGGAATGCGCTGAGCATTGTTTGATGATATTCAGTGTGTATATGTCGGCTAAAGTTTGTCCTTGATAAAATCAAAAACTAAAACACAAGCTGGACTTGGACTTGCTTGCCTTTTTTTTCACCCTAACAAGGCTGCTCAGAGGAACATCAACCAGAAGGGATTGTACACATTTGTTGACTCTGCATAGTTATTTTAGAAATAGTCAGTCACAGTGCAAAGCTGTTGCAAAACCAAGATTTTTTTCTAATTCAATAGCTTGAACTGTTTCCGATTGTTGTTCATGAATGCAGCTCCTTACTTTCGTTTTCTCTGTGGCTCATTCAACCTTTTGCCGTGACATGCGCGTCTAGTTGCCACGTCTAGTGAAGCCACGCCCTCTAACCTTAACATACTTTTTGCTGATTCTTACttcatttgtaaaaaaatatgttacTAGAATTGTTAAGCAACGTTATTCTAAAGTTTGTATTTTCAAGATGTAGTGCAGATTATAAGAGTGTAAAACGATCGATCTGGATAACGTTTCGTATGAAGATTATTCTGCAGTTTCCAAAGCTtggtttttcaaacgaattctTGTGTCACAGTGTGTACAGAGAAATCTTAATTGGGTATTAAGGGTACAAACATTCATAACCTCGGTAAGTATTTTGAGATTATGGAAGTTTATATCAATGCCAACCACCATGGTAATTAATCTGTTTAGAAagcatgactaattgaattcgtGTGAAATCTGCTCAGGTGCAGCCGACACATATTCTTGTGTGACCTGAGACGACCCGTTCTCCTTGGACCCTCCTTCTCTATTATGATGCAAATATGTTCTACAAATCAAAGTTCCCCTGATGTATGGCTTTGTGCACTTTCGTTTTATCGTCTGATTGATACATAGCACCAAAATCATTCTATGACTTGACACAAGTGCCAATACAAATTGTTTCATCTAGGACTCCACTGTCAGCATCAAAAGCGATTTGGAAAATGCGTTGGGAATGAGTAATAATGAACACAGGTGGTACAGTTTATGATATCCTTCAATGATTACTCATTgatcaatttgttgcaaatgatgaaaacaaaacaagtaaAATATAACTACAATGCACCATAGATAATCACTTGGTGAAAGTCACTTTTATAATAAGCAACGGCTGATTATGGGGACATCCATAAACGAGAGACAGTACTCTTTAAGATGGTGATTATGGAGTTACTGCCTGACCGTGGTGTGATTATGTGAGTACTAGTTTCATTACATACGCCGTCTGGTCGCAGATGAAGTCGTTAGTAACACAGGACAGCTAAAAAGAACATTAGCTGCATCTTGCTATTTTCTAATGGTAGACCTGACATCACAATCTGTCTCagatatttttgtgaaagtaaGATGCCGTTGCTTTGAATTCCGTTTTCCAAGTACTACATCGACCTTCAGTCAGTTCATCTGAATACTGTCGCCATGTAAATTCTCAAACATAAACTTAAGGCAGATGACACGCCCTCTGACCCAGTGTAGCGATGACGTCGATATCTTTTGCGATAATCGACGGCTTTGTTAGGTTGAAAACAATTGCGTGGATGTGTTTGGTCTGAGCAGATTTTGAACTTGGGAGAGTTTCGGTAAGATAACCTCTATATTGTATTCTTCAAGGCTGAGTCTCTTTGACAGGATTCATCCTTTTAATTAATCTTCATTCTTATAAGAAATGGTAAACCGACAGACCGGATGAAGCAAAGTGTTCTCGCTTTCAACGAGACACATTTGCCCCGCCACCTTGGGTTAGTGTAATAGACATGCTGTAAATATCTTGATGCACGCGATTGATATTACACGCATGTTTCATAGAAATGTTAATTTGTCGATTTCCATGCTAACGAAAACCCGCCCATGCATATTATCGCTAAGAGTTATTTGCTCTATACACCTGACAATTTTGTGTAGTATCAAGGAGAACAAACGGTATCCAAAAATGTGATTAAACACCGTGTCGAGCCATTTTCTTTGCAGTCAGCGCAAACACattaaagcaaaataaaacacTACGTGGCTGTGACCGGTTCGATGCACATCAGAGGTTGGGTATTCATAACATTGATTTACCCCTGTGTCGGTATACATTACAAAGATTGGCATTCACCTATTGTGGCCTCATCACCATTTTCGTCTCTCTCCGATTTCTAAACGAGTCGTGTTTCAGTTGCTAGTCAGCACTCGTACATTCGCTGTCTCCTTTGAATAGCTGAGGACGACGAGTTTAGCAATTCACCATACTTTGACCGTGTAAGTATCAATACATCCAAACTCTCTGGTTGATTTATCTGCGATGTCTGAGTCTCTACATGCAGGTAATCGTGTGCTTTCAGGTACCACAGAGATACATTATAGTCAGTTAGATAGTTTTTTCAAAACGTTTAGcagacagacacaaaatatAATGGGCATGGGTACAGCACTGGCATGCAAAATCAGCATCAAACATGTATGCCACTCTCTAAATAGAGATGTGTGGTTTTTAAATGAGCTACAGGTAGCATTGCACGGCGGACATCCATTCGATTcaagtgaaaaataatatttatctaAAAGTTGTGTGAAGATTGTACGTGAACTTGGCCtcacaacaaaaagaaaatccCCCGATGACCAGCTCCATACATCTTCCTGCCAGTCGAGCAAGATCCGATAAGGTAGGCAACAGCCTGACCTTCAAATCTTGTTTGTTAATTGTTCAAAGCTTCTCgagtaaaatataaatgatagAATTGTTATTTATAGTATTCTTTACGAATCGTCTGATAGAATGCATTTTATGACAAACTGGCAGCCTTGAACGCCAAAAACTTACGACAGTACCAATGCGTATAAATGATAAAATGCGAATCAAATGAAAGTGATAATACAAAACCGCAATACGCTTGGCACTAGTTTGTGGCGCTTCCTGGAAAGTATGGGCGGAATGCATTTCAAGACGCCTTAGTAATTCTGATAATCTGAAATAGCTCATGGTACATTCTTACATCGCAAACCATTACGTATTCATGAGGCGAAAAGTGCATGAGGCGAAACCATCGTCTGGACGCGGGCTCATTCGGAGGGATACGGCGTCTCAAAAGTCATAGTTTACCGGTTAAAATTAGGATAATGTCACGGCAGATTTTCCCTTCTAGCTGCTGCATGTCAAAAGAAGGTTGAGTAATTTACTGCAACGCTGTATATTTGTTCGGCTGTCTAGTGACCAGCTTCTCAGAAGACTTCTTGGTTAATCCTACCTGCCACGTTACCGgccaaactttcaaagttcatgaACTGTGGCACCTATCCGACAACGGTACTCCACAAAAAATTTGGTACAGGTAAATGAGCAGCCAAACGCCAAGCGCACGATAGGAATCAGTCAAACAGGCAGAGACATATGCAAATCATCTTTTATTCGATTTGCGAACCCGAATCAATAACAACAATACATAACCAGTATAGTAACGCTATACAAGGTCGACTTAAAGTCGTCGACTGTACTTATAAATGTAACAAGATAACTGCAGTAACTGATCACAGCATGAGCCTGAACTATATATATAGAAAACGCCACAAGCAAGCCAAAATGGTAATGAACTGTGACATGTGACTGATCACGTGCTCGTCTTTTTTCGATAGCTGGGCCGCGGAGGGCGGGTTGCACATGTCTCTGCCTGTTTGACTAACTCCTATTATACTAACATATATCAGTCGACACAGGTAGGCAGAGCCCTACGCAATATAGAGAGAGAAAACGTACAATTAATTTTGAAGCTTTGAAATTACGAAACGCTGGAACGACTGACTCATATCGTGCTAACGTTCTCACTTGCTGTGGATCTTCAGAATGCTGTCCGTATAGTTCTCAGCAAATAGTCATTTATTATCAACTTCATCAATGCTTTAAATGATCCTTAAAGTGAAGATATCAATTTTCTCCTGAGATGACAAAGTGAAATGGTAACCTcaaaaatgttgatgatgtGAACAGCTAAAGGTTGCTATTCTATTGACAACGGTGTCCGTTTCCATACAGgcttcattattttttacagTCAAATACCTTTCTGGTCAAATGTCAGAGCGTACACCTTGTTAATTTTGAATGCCCATTTTCACTAGACTTTTCACGCACGAGATTTATTGTTGTACGGATGTCGGTGTGCCTGTCTGTTGGTATGATATCTACGGAAATGCTTATAGGCTTGGATACAAATCTGTTACATACATTCTGATTGAATTTGATTACTGATGACGAAATAGTACCTGTTTTTGTTCCTATCTCTCTCAACCTAACACGCGTTTTAATCGTCTAGAATACGATATTCTCAGAATGATTGCAATATATACGATCAATGTTGCTAAAAATAGTCATCTCGCATATATTTTGATTACTAAGCCGTTCATTGTTACTGATATTGCTCATATGCTCATCAAAGGCACTTACACTTTGGTATATATACTAAAATTCAATCACGTGACCCTTGATAAGTTAACATTTAACAGTTTCGTACCAGctatttgaaaatttgcatcTTTAATCCTTATAAAATGAAGCTGTATATCAATTGTGACCACACAACATTTTATGAACCTTGCAGATAAATTGCTCACAGCGTATGAGTAAACGTAACGATTTATCATATCGTTGTTTACGTCAAATAATTAGTAATTTGCGCATTAAACTGTCTTTTTGAATGTTTCAACATTTTGCTAATTTAGCGCAGAACGGACACACTTAATTCGATGCATATTGTCAGTGATATTGACATTAAGATAACATAGGCATGAAGTCAGAAAAAAACTATTATGTCATTTCGTGGACGTAAACTGCGTATTCTGAAACACTGGCAAATTTTCAGTTGACACCTGATATCTCAGTGTAAAATTTATCGCAAATTTATCTTCATTGCAGGGCTAGTAATTGTAAGTTGCATCGACTAGGAGAGTGCGTTACAACAATGCCAAGAGCCGAGATGAGCAAACCAAGTAGGTGTAATTATTTATATTGTAAAGCCATGCCatgcattttatcattttttatattGCTGCTTTCGGAGATGTTAGGgtgttaaatattttgattcgtCGCTCAGTATTGATACTTGTACATATAAGTTTCCAACAAATTATAATCATTGCGATAAAACAACGCCCGTTTAGACAGTGAGCGAACATTGGCATGATTTTGGAAGCAGACAAACAGTAAGGACATACATTTAATCCTCATCATCGAGGCATTTACAGGAGTCTGAGAGGTTTATATGTAATTGGTTCACAACTGTAGACAATACGGCGCACAAGAATGAAATCGGTAAATTTGCCATGTATTCTTCTCAGaactatttgtttattttgatatacTATTGCTAGGAGTCGTTGCTATAGGAATCTAATGGTCATTGTTTTATATATTCTTTTATATCATAACAGGTAAAATGGCACAGAGCATACCACTCTGCTATCCTGACAACTTTAAATGGGACAGAGACAATGGTGTTCTCGTCAAAGGAGGTTCGACTCGCGGTAAACTGGTCGTGTGTGAAGATGCGCTGGAAATCTTACGATCCATCGATGGCCCAATCTGTCCAATAGCTGTCACAGGACCGGCTAGGACAGGGAAATCATACATAGCCAGTCAACTGATCGAACCCAGACCGATTGACTGTGTGTTTACAACGTCCAATAAAATGAAAGCATCTACAATGGGTAAGTGGAAGTGTATTTTACACATAGGAagattgtgtttgtgttttatatgaggcattttgtttgtaaacagatCTGAGGTAACAGGTTTTCTGCACCAAAATGCGTTAGTTAAGTTTGATAGAGACAAAAGATTGCCGTGATTAATGTGAAGAAATGACCCTACGGATGGTGTTTGGAAGCTTTCTGTCTTATCTGCATTATACTTTCTGATTTGCCTTTTCAAAAAATCACCAGGCATATGGATGTGCACTGAGGTGTTCAAGAGGACTCTAGAAAATGGAACAGAAGTGACTGTGATTGTTCTGGACACTGAAGGCCTCGGTGCCTACGATGCGTACAAGAAAGATGATATGCAACTCTTTGCGTTGATGTGTCTGCTGTCTTCCCTTTTGGTTTACAACTGCAGAGGAGTTATGTCAGCCGAGGACATCAAGCAGTTAAGGTAATTTAGTTTCGAAAATATAGACCACGAAAAGAATTGATTGCAAAAACAATGTACAGCATGTATTTATTGCAgcattttgcagtcagtttagCCTCTCAAGACATTCTGTCGGGTATTGTTAAATTCACAGAAAGCCTTTACTTCTGTGCTATGTTTTCATCGCTTGTCTGCTGTGCAATCACTTCTCCTTAGGTTCAACTTGTTCGCAGAGGCTTAATAGCAAACTAGTGTGCAATATTGACGATAGTGAATGTTTTCTGCAAATATTGTTTGGCATGTACTTGTCTGAGGTAGAACCTGTGAGATGAATAAGAAGTTTTGGATTTCGGTGATGCCAAAGGTAATTGTGGTCTATCATTTCTGACATATACCATAGTCACGCATGTGAAAATCTTTCGCTCTTTTGTATCGACGTTGAACAAAAGGCTCACAATGTTGGCCCACATTGACCAGAGTTGCGAAAGAACATAGTGATAGGGCGTCAAGGAATACGAACGGCCCTTCACAGTAACCCCTGTAGCTTTCGTTCTGAACATTGCCCAGTGTTATCTGTTACGTAAACTTAAATTATTAAAGTTCGCCATTTACGAGATGCAATTTATGTCCCTGAACTTCTTACAAAAATCAAAGGTATTTGCCTTGATCGATCTCTTCATCGTTTGCAGAGATTAACTAAATCTTTCTACTTGCTTATACAGCTTAGTGGGAACACTTGATAAAGTCCTTCAGGGAAACAAAGAAGGAGGTGGCAATAAATCGCTTGCTACAGACTTCATCAACTTCTTCCCTAACTTCATGTGGTTGATACGTGATGTCACATTGGAATTTGTAATCACGAGAAATGGAAAGGAGGAAGTGGTTGGGGCGAAAGAGTACATCCTTCAAGAGGTTAGTGATACTTGAAAAATATATGTACTCTAACAGACCTTTAAACCACGTTGTACATTCACGCTTACCATCAAGGTCTGTGTCAGGATCGTGTTTGAATATGCTACGAAATGTGTTTTCTGGTAACTTGTCTTCAAAACGGTCACGTGCACTTTACAACCGCCACTAGTATGGCCAATGCTGACTATAGAAATTATTGATCTTCATcgattaattaattattgggtATTTAGTAAGTAACTAAGTTTCCTGTGTGATTGGTCAACTAATGATGACAGGCATTGACATAGATTAAAGACCTAAACAGTAACAAAGGCATGTCACTAAAATTGCGTGTGTTCTGATAGAAGGTTATTCTCACTCAATTTATAGGTGCTAAAAATAGAGAAAGAAGATTACAGATCCGATGAGAAAATTAAGGAAAGTAATCGTCTTCGCAGAGTTCTGTTGACATCATTTCCGGTGTTTGACGCAATGAAACTTACCATGCCATCGAGTGATCCCAAAGTGATGTCCGTGATGAATAAAGGAGTAAATCGCAATCGCTTAAg includes the following:
- the LOC139126074 gene encoding guanylate-binding protein 2-like isoform X1 yields the protein MPRAEMSKPSKMAQSIPLCYPDNFKWDRDNGVLVKGGSTRGKLVVCEDALEILRSIDGPICPIAVTGPARTGKSYIASQLIEPRPIDCVFTTSNKMKASTMGIWMCTEVFKRTLENGTEVTVIVLDTEGLGAYDAYKKDDMQLFALMCLLSSLLVYNCRGVMSAEDIKQLSLVGTLDKVLQGNKEGGGNKSLATDFINFFPNFMWLIRDVTLEFVITRNGKEEVVGAKEYILQEVLKIEKEDYRSDEKIKESNRLRRVLLTSFPVFDAMKLTMPSSDPKVMSVMNKGVNRNRLSQIFLDGIDDFVSRCGSLMKPKKAWPYVGNIHGKQFAELVKQYVSELAINSDELFIHSAVNKVMEALLNEAKNWHSWNIVVPWTVFAKSALPCPNHEVLNKHRSCHFKAMKVFRDNTKYINDAELLHRHTQHLEERIAYFSKDSNACISGHLHVILESNDKKSDAFCKQLVKELIEENVRPLISPFGSPKQSADLNTAIQKVETLYKERREVHRCYTSIKHYWLRKLSSLQKPLLKAEAVTKARIRN
- the LOC139126074 gene encoding guanylate-binding protein 2-like isoform X2; translated protein: MAQSIPLCYPDNFKWDRDNGVLVKGGSTRGKLVVCEDALEILRSIDGPICPIAVTGPARTGKSYIASQLIEPRPIDCVFTTSNKMKASTMGIWMCTEVFKRTLENGTEVTVIVLDTEGLGAYDAYKKDDMQLFALMCLLSSLLVYNCRGVMSAEDIKQLSLVGTLDKVLQGNKEGGGNKSLATDFINFFPNFMWLIRDVTLEFVITRNGKEEVVGAKEYILQEVLKIEKEDYRSDEKIKESNRLRRVLLTSFPVFDAMKLTMPSSDPKVMSVMNKGVNRNRLSQIFLDGIDDFVSRCGSLMKPKKAWPYVGNIHGKQFAELVKQYVSELAINSDELFIHSAVNKVMEALLNEAKNWHSWNIVVPWTVFAKSALPCPNHEVLNKHRSCHFKAMKVFRDNTKYINDAELLHRHTQHLEERIAYFSKDSNACISGHLHVILESNDKKSDAFCKQLVKELIEENVRPLISPFGSPKQSADLNTAIQKVETLYKERREVHRCYTSIKHYWLRKLSSLQKPLLKAEAVTKARIRN